The Thalassotalea sp. LPB0316 nucleotide sequence GTAGAAGCTAAGTATTTATCGGCCTTAGGTGAAGAGTGCATGAGGTTGAGTATCAATCACTCGAACGTCAATAAACGCATCGTATGTAAAGCGCCGCTTGATGGTTGGAAGTTAGTGCCTCATATTGTGGTTGAGCAGTCACCTAGCGTTTTATTCGAAACGGAGGCTCAATATGCGCAATAAAGCTTACTTGTTTATTCTCTCAACATTGTTTTGTGGCGCTGTAAATGGCCAAAGCGTTGAAGAGCTGCTTCAACTGCAGGAACAGCAAAAAGCAAATGAACAGGCTGGAAGACAAATTAATGTACCTCAGTCTCAAATATTTGCTAATGCCGATGCCAATGTCATAGGTAGTCAACAAGCTAGTGGCTTGCCTTCACAAGGGCAGTACAATTTGCAAGCAAGACAAGGCATTTTATTACCGGGTGAAGCGGATATTCGCCAACTACTTCCTCAGATTGACGACGAATTGTCTCCTCCTTATGGTGCTAATATTTTTGCCGGCGGTTATGAAACGGAGCGCAGCGATGGCTTGAACGACAATTACCTCATTGCTGCGGGCGATAAAATAAATATCTGGATGTGGGGGGCGGTTAGTTTCTCAAATGTGGTAACCGTTGATAATCAGGGCAATATATTTATCCCCAATATTGGCCCTGTTAATGTACTCAATGTACCGGCAAGCCAAGTTAATGCCTTAGTTACCTCAAAAATTAAATCGGTTTATAAGAAAAACGTACAAGTTTACGTTAACTTACTTACTGCAACACCTGTTTCGGTGTTTATTGCTGGCTCAGTCATAAGACCTGGTCAGTATGCAGGCATGGCTTCCGACAGTATTCTTTACTATTTAAAACGCGCTGGCGGTATTGACTCAGATCGCGGCAGTTACCGTGAAATCAATGTGATCAGAAACGGTGAAACAATCCATAGTGTTGATTTATACGATTTTGTAAAAAATGGCCGACTAGCTAACATCAGTTTTAAAGATCAAGACGTGATTTTTGTCTCTGAACAAAAGGCGGTGATCAGCGTGTCGGGTAAAGTTCGCAACCCGTTTAGGTTCGAATTTGGTGATAACACTATCACCGGTGAGCAACTCATCGACTACGCTAAGCCACTCACTATAACGAGTCACGTAGCGGTAATGGGTAAACGCAACAACGAGCCATTTTCAATATATTTACCATTAGCTGATTTTACTAATTACCAATTAGCAGATGGCGACAAACTATTTTTTAACGATGATCTACACGCTCAAATTTACGACATTGAAATTATGGGCAGTTATTTAGGGCCATCATATTTTGCCGTTAATAAATCAACAAAACTTCACGATTTGCTGAGCCATGTAGAAATAGATGAAGCATTAGCTGATTTTGAAAACATTTATATCTTGCGTGAAAGCGTAAAGCTAGAGCAAAAAGAAATCTTAGATAAGTCGCTTGATAGACTAGAGCGTTCAGTATTTTTCGCACCAACAGGATCAACAGGTGAAGCAAGTATCCGCACCCAAGAAGCGCGACTAGTTTCAGAGTTTGTTGAGCGCGCGCGTGAAGTTGAGCCACTAGGGCGGGTAGTTGTTGCCGACAATGGCAAAATCGCCAATATCGCACTTGAGCAGGGCGATAAAATCGTTATTCCGGCAAAAACAGACTTAATTCAAATCGGTGGTGAAGTATTAATGCCACAAGCGGTAGTTTACAACGCACAAGCAACGTTAGAAGATTATATTGCCTGGGCAGGTGGCTATTCAGATAGAGCCGATTATGAAAAGCTGGTTGTTATTCACGCCAATGGTTTGTCAGAGTTTATCGACTTAGAAAGCAACTGGTATGGCTCTTCAGGAGAAACAAAACTGGTTGCTGGTGATAAAATTCTCGTACTACCGAAAATAGAAACCAAAACCATGCAAACGGTTAAAGACATCACTCAGATATTATACCAAATTGCAGTAACGGCAAACGCGATTAACTAATGGCTTCGGTTCAGCGCAGAAATAACTTCCAAATATGGTGTGATGTTGTTTTCGCTTTATTTGTTCGAGAAATAAAAAGTCAATTTAATGACAAAGTGGGTATTAGTTGGGCGGTGATAAACCCATTAATATTTATTTTCTTTTTATCTTACTTTCGAAGCTTAATTAGTGGAAATATTACCCATTACATGCCAACACTGGTGTTTATGATTTATGGCATGTTAATGGTGAGGATGTTCTTATCAGTTTTTGATAGTACAGCAAGTGCAATAAATAAAAATAAGGCTCTATTTGCGTTTAGACAAGTCCAACCTATCAGCACTATTATTGCAACAGCTGTTTTTGAACTGTTAACAATCGTCTTTGTTGTAATCGTCTTAATGTTAATATTGTACTTATTAAATATTGGTATTCACATATCAGATCCGATAACTATTTTGCTCTGTATAGTAAATGTATGGTTGTTAGCAGTAGGTTTAGGTTTGGCTTTTGCTGTAGCAAGAGCCTTTGTTCCTGAAATAGAAAAGTTGAGAGCATTAATTCAACGACCGTTATTCTTTATGTCAGGTATTTTCTTTAGCTTAAAAGACATCCCCAAAGAATATTGGTATATCTTTGATTGGAATCCAATTTTACATGCGGTTGAATTATCTCGTGATGCCGCATATCCGATGTTTAATGCACAAGGTGTTTCTCTGAGTTATATGTACTTATGTACGCTCGTCTTAGTAGCTTTTTCACTGTTTGCCTACCAAGCCTGCTGGA carries:
- a CDS encoding ABC transporter permease, coding for MASVQRRNNFQIWCDVVFALFVREIKSQFNDKVGISWAVINPLIFIFFLSYFRSLISGNITHYMPTLVFMIYGMLMVRMFLSVFDSTASAINKNKALFAFRQVQPISTIIATAVFELLTIVFVVIVLMLILYLLNIGIHISDPITILLCIVNVWLLAVGLGLAFAVARAFVPEIEKLRALIQRPLFFMSGIFFSLKDIPKEYWYIFDWNPILHAVELSRDAAYPMFNAQGVSLSYMYLCTLVLVAFSLFAYQACWKRVLSR
- a CDS encoding polysaccharide biosynthesis/export family protein, which gives rise to MRNKAYLFILSTLFCGAVNGQSVEELLQLQEQQKANEQAGRQINVPQSQIFANADANVIGSQQASGLPSQGQYNLQARQGILLPGEADIRQLLPQIDDELSPPYGANIFAGGYETERSDGLNDNYLIAAGDKINIWMWGAVSFSNVVTVDNQGNIFIPNIGPVNVLNVPASQVNALVTSKIKSVYKKNVQVYVNLLTATPVSVFIAGSVIRPGQYAGMASDSILYYLKRAGGIDSDRGSYREINVIRNGETIHSVDLYDFVKNGRLANISFKDQDVIFVSEQKAVISVSGKVRNPFRFEFGDNTITGEQLIDYAKPLTITSHVAVMGKRNNEPFSIYLPLADFTNYQLADGDKLFFNDDLHAQIYDIEIMGSYLGPSYFAVNKSTKLHDLLSHVEIDEALADFENIYILRESVKLEQKEILDKSLDRLERSVFFAPTGSTGEASIRTQEARLVSEFVERAREVEPLGRVVVADNGKIANIALEQGDKIVIPAKTDLIQIGGEVLMPQAVVYNAQATLEDYIAWAGGYSDRADYEKLVVIHANGLSEFIDLESNWYGSSGETKLVAGDKILVLPKIETKTMQTVKDITQILYQIAVTANAIN